CGGACCAAGTTGGCCATTtaggcggcggcgcggtggcgcTGCTTGAACTCGATGTTGAGGGCAAGCGGCTTGCGGAGGAAGCCCTCGCGGGTCTCCATGACGTcctggaggagggtgggcTGGTAGCGGTGGGCCCaggtggcggcgatgagcttcatctccatctcggcgacgttgCGGCCGACACACGAGCGCGGGCCGTGCGAGAAGGGAATGAAGGCCTCCTTCTGGCGGGcggtgaggttgaggaagcGGTCGGGGTTGaagtcgtcggcgtcggggcCCCAGATTTCCTTGGAGTGGTGGATGGTGTAGGTCGGGACAGAGAGGACGGTGCCGCCAGGGAAGTAGTGGCCGCAGATGGTGACGCCGGGGGATCCGGGAGGAACCTCGCGCGGGAGACCGATAcccgaggtcgagtggTAGCGGAGGGTCTCGTTGAagacggcctcgaggtaAGGAAGCGACTTGATCATGTCAAAGGTCGGGACGTCGGTGCCCTCGGggatggcgtcgtcgagctccttctgGAGCCTGGCGAGGATGCCGGGCGTCTTGGTCGCGTAGTAGAGGAGGGCGCAGGACGAGTTGGAAGTCGTGTCAGAGCCGGCAATGAGCTGGGTGAGAGCCTCGGCggtgagctcctcgcggtcAATGGCCTGGCCCTTGTGGTCGCGGCCCTCCTGGAGACGGGAGAGGAGGTCATTACGGGCGTCGGCCGGGGGGTGGTCAAGGCGCTGCTTGACGCGGGCAATGGCGATCTTGGCGAGGTTCTGAACAGCCTCGATACCCTTGGAGAAGAACGGGTCGGGGAGGAATTTTGCGAAGGGGCGGATCTCGGGGAAGACACCAAGGGTGGCCGAAATCTCACCACGGCGGTTGAGAATCTCAATAGCAGGCGCATAGGTGGGAGCGGCGTCAGGGGTAGCGCGGAGCTCGGCGGAATCGGCACCGGCCTCGAGCATGCCGAAAGGAGCACCGAAAGCGAGGTCACCGATCATGTCGAAAGCGAGGTAGTTGAACCAGTCGAGGCAGTCGACCTTTGCCTGGCCGTTCGACTTTGGGTTCTTCTGCTCCTGGGCGATGAGGTTGTCCCACTGCTTGACAaagaggtggaggttgtccTGCATGTAGGGCTCAAACTCGCGGACCGACTTTGGCGAGAACGTGTGCGAGACGACCTTGCGCTTACGGGTGTGCTCGGCACGGTCGCGGGTGTTGAAGAGACCGCGGCGGATCGAGACAAACGAGTCGTAAAAGTCGCTCTTGAGGAAACCATTGCCGTGGCCGTAGATCTGCTTgatggcgtcgtcgtcggcgatcGAGACGTGGTTGGGGGCGAGACGGATCATCTTGCCCAGCCTCTTGTGCTCACGGTCGGCGGTCTTGTAGCGGTCGCCACGGCGCACAACCAGGAACAGCCACCAGTTGGTGAACTGGGCCGGGAAGGGAGCGGGGATGTCGCGCAGAGCACCATAGGTGACAAAGTAAGGGTAGAGGTAGTACCACAGAACGCAGACGACGatcgcggcgagcggcgcaAACGCGGGGTGGTCGTGAATGACCGTTGGGATGATGACGTTGACGTGCTTCGAGTCCATGATGTCCAAGGCGGAATCGAGGTCggttggagaggatgggTGTGTGAACTCGAGTGAGTGGGCTTGTATATAGGTCGTGCGGAAAGTGATCTGCCCTGTCCTGTCAGCTGTCAGCAAATTGACCTTTGCGTCTTTGCGAATGCTGTCATGTGAGACACGGCTCATGCAGGCCCCGCACCCGGACCGGTGCATACCAGCTCAGCGCCAACCACAAGGCACCCAAGCAGAAGCAATGGTCAAGGCCAGATGGGCTGTCGGGGTGGTTACGACCGTGGTCCGGTGC
Above is a genomic segment from Cutaneotrichosporon cavernicola HIS019 DNA, chromosome: 1 containing:
- a CDS encoding uncharacterized protein (cytochrome p450), with the translated sequence MDSKHVNVIIPTVIHDHPAFAPLAAIVVCVLWYYLYPYFVTYGALRDIPAPFPAQFTNWWLFLVVRRGDRYKTADREHKRLGKMIRLAPNHVSIADDDAIKQIYGHGNGFLKSDFYDSFVSIRRGLFNTRDRAEHTRKRKVVSHTFSPKSVREFEPYMQDNLHLFVKQWDNLIAQEQKNPKSNGQAKVDCLDWFNYLAFDMIGDLAFGAPFGMLEAGADSAELRATPDAAPTYAPAIEILNRRGEISATLGVFPEIRPFAKFLPDPFFSKGIEAVQNLAKIAIARVKQRLDHPPADARNDLLSRLQEGRDHKGQAIDREELTAEALTQLIAGSDTTSNSSCALLYYATKTPGILARLQKELDDAIPEGTDVPTFDMIKSLPYLEAVFNETLRYHSTSGIGLPREVPPGSPGVTICGHYFPGGTVLSVPTYTIHHSKEIWGPDADDFNPDRFLNLTARQKEAFIPFSHGPRSCVGRNVAEMEMKLIAATWAHRYQPTLLQDVMETREGFLRKPLALNIEFKQRHRAAA